The following are from one region of the bacterium genome:
- a CDS encoding FtsX-like permease family protein, translating to TRGIAHGLAIIGRPRSPELEGQAIDEVTNLMRRRHRLGPDEENDFEVITQAAMVQAFDALTAALFVVIIAVGSISLLVGGVGIMNIMMVSVTERTREIGVRKAVGARRADILMQFLIEAVVLSAGGGLLGVAGGTALALIIGAATPVPASVSGGAVVLGVVFSTAVGVFFGLYPARRAARLEPIAALRYE from the coding sequence ACGCGCGGCATCGCGCACGGCCTGGCGATAATAGGCCGGCCCAGGTCGCCGGAGCTGGAGGGGCAGGCCATAGACGAGGTGACGAACCTCATGCGGCGGCGCCACCGCCTGGGGCCCGACGAGGAGAACGACTTCGAGGTCATCACGCAGGCCGCGATGGTGCAGGCGTTCGACGCGCTAACCGCGGCGCTCTTCGTCGTCATCATCGCGGTGGGGAGTATATCGCTGTTGGTGGGCGGCGTGGGCATTATGAACATAATGATGGTCTCGGTCACGGAGCGGACGCGGGAAATAGGCGTCCGCAAGGCGGTGGGGGCGCGGCGAGCCGACATCCTGATGCAGTTCCTAATCGAGGCCGTGGTGCTCTCGGCCGGCGGCGGCCTGTTGGGCGTGGCCGGCGGCACGGCGTTGGCTTTAATCATCGGCGCGGCGACGCCGGTGCCGGCCTCGGTGTCGGGCGGGGCCGTGGTGCTGGGGGTCGTCTTCTCGACGGCGGTGGGCGTCTTCTTCGGCCTGTATCCCGCGCGGCGGGCGGCCCGCCTGGAGCCCATCGCGGCGCTGCGGTACGAGTAG
- a CDS encoding ABC transporter permease has translation MKPLWHNLRRQYYQYREAAALAFSSLWAHKMRAFLTVLGVVIGVTTVIAMVSIIDGLNQSFANQMGFLGADTFFIQKYKAVQFGAGREEERKDFEEADAAAIMRRCPAVLVADFYTEIAGRATYGGKKTALLAIGSTQTEKFDEIFSWWVGDGRMLTQADIDADRYVAVVGSAVAEALAPEGRIIGERIKVNGHRFLVVGVFGHKGEIFGVSMDNYIVIPHGAGRKAFGEPVDEMGMGSSVITVRAKSPELLNTAFDQAEVVMRERRKVPPEAENDFEIYTADSLMDIYNQITGAAFAVMIGISAVSLLVGGIGIMNIMLVSVTERTREIGVRKALGARRRDVMAQFIGEATVISLTGGIIGIVIGVIIGEGVSLLTKVLSDAGAPVPFLPAAIKAWSIMLGFLFSLGVGLFFGIYPANKAAKLNPIEALRYE, from the coding sequence ATGAAACCCCTATGGCATAATCTTCGCCGGCAATACTACCAATACCGCGAGGCGGCGGCGCTGGCGTTCTCGTCGCTGTGGGCCCATAAGATGCGCGCCTTCTTGACGGTCCTGGGCGTCGTCATCGGCGTCACGACCGTCATCGCGATGGTCAGCATCATCGACGGCCTTAACCAGTCCTTCGCCAACCAGATGGGCTTTTTAGGCGCCGACACCTTTTTCATCCAGAAATATAAAGCCGTCCAGTTCGGCGCCGGCCGCGAGGAGGAACGCAAGGATTTCGAGGAGGCCGACGCCGCGGCGATAATGCGCCGCTGCCCGGCGGTGTTGGTGGCCGACTTCTATACCGAGATCGCCGGGCGGGCTACCTACGGCGGCAAGAAGACGGCCCTCCTCGCCATCGGCTCCACGCAAACGGAGAAGTTCGACGAGATCTTCTCGTGGTGGGTGGGGGACGGCCGGATGCTGACGCAGGCCGACATCGACGCCGACCGGTACGTCGCGGTGGTGGGGTCGGCGGTGGCGGAGGCGTTGGCGCCGGAGGGCCGGATAATCGGCGAGCGGATAAAGGTCAACGGCCACCGCTTCCTGGTCGTGGGCGTCTTCGGCCACAAGGGCGAGATCTTCGGCGTCTCGATGGACAACTACATCGTGATACCGCACGGCGCGGGCCGCAAAGCTTTCGGCGAACCGGTCGACGAAATGGGGATGGGGAGCTCAGTTATCACGGTGCGGGCGAAGTCGCCCGAGCTCCTCAATACCGCTTTCGACCAGGCCGAGGTGGTGATGCGGGAGCGGCGCAAGGTCCCGCCGGAGGCCGAGAACGACTTCGAGATCTACACCGCCGACTCGCTGATGGATATCTACAATCAGATAACCGGCGCCGCGTTCGCCGTTATGATCGGCATTTCCGCGGTGTCGCTTTTGGTGGGCGGTATCGGCATTATGAACATCATGCTGGTCTCGGTTACGGAGCGCACGCGGGAAATCGGCGTCCGCAAGGCGCTGGGCGCGCGGCGGCGCGACGTCATGGCGCAGTTCATCGGCGAGGCCACCGTCATCTCGCTCACCGGCGGCATAATCGGCATCGTCATCGGCGTAATCATCGGCGAAGGGGTCAGCCTGCTGACGAAGGTGCTGTCGGACGCCGGCGCGCCGGTGCCGTTCCTGCCGGCGGCCATTAAGGCGTGGTCGATAATGTTGGGCTTCCTGTTCTCGCTGGGGGTGGGCCTTTTCTTCGGCATCTACCCGGCGAACAAGGCCGCGAAGTTGAACCCCATCGAGGCGCTGCGCTACGAATGA